The nucleotide window TTTTTATAAGCTTTATTAGAGCTTTTTTGGCGGTTTCGTGGTTTTTTATAAAGTCATTGTGCGCATTTGTATCACATAAATTTGTAACATAAAGCAATCCAGCGCAAGGTATATCAAATTTTCTAGCCACACTAAACACACTATAAAGCTCCATATTTTCTATATCTATGCCCATTTTTATAAATTTATCCGCCATAGCACTATCTTTTGTGATGAAATTTGATGAATTGCAAACCACGTCTGTTAGTATGTTGTTAGTATCTGTTAGTGTATTTGTGTGCTCTGGTAGTTTTGTTATTACGCTTGTATTTATAGGGGTGTATGATAGCTCTAAAAGGCTTGATATTTCGATATTTACAGCATTTTGACATAGGCATATACTGCCTACTTTTATGCTCCCATAGCTGCCAGCTGTCCCTACAAAAAGTATCCATTTTGGCATGGTATTACTAACAGTGTTAGTTAAATTTATTGCTGGCTCGACAAGCCCTATTCCTATAGATTTGGCAAATTCAAAACTCTCGCTAGCTCCAGCACAGACTATCATAATCTTACCGCCACATCATTTTGGCTTAGGTAGCTTTTTAGCTTATCTATTTCTATCTCTTTAAAGTGAAATATGCTAGCCGCCAAAGCAGCGTCGGCGCCTGCTTTAAAGGCGTCCTTAATATCCTCCATGCTCCCAGCTCCACCGCTTGCTATAAGAGGTATGTTTACTGAGTTTGCTATCATTGCAGTGGGTAGCAGGTCGTACCCATCCTTTGTGCCATCGGCATCCATTGACGTTAGCAGTATCTCTCCTGCACCCCTTTCTTCGCACTCTTTTATCCACTTAAAGGCGTCTATTCCAGTATCCTTTCTGCCTCCTGCGATGTAAACTCTAAAACTTTGATCTAGCAGCTCTTTTGAGAGGGTTTTTGCTGTGCTTGAGCTGGATTTTGAAAGCATGCTTGAAAGCTCTTTTATCACCATGGCAAAATCTGCGTCTGCACTAGCAAAATTTACCCCATTTGCCGCTTCTTGCATTTTGCATTTTGGAGCTATTTTATGAGCACAGATTTGAGTGCATTCTGATAGCTCTTTATCGTTTAAATTTAAACTTTTAGCTAGAGCATGGGTAAAATTTGCACTTATTATGGCATTATTTAGCTGCTTTATAAGCTTTGCTACTGGTTGGTTTCCCGTGAAACTATGCTTTATATCAACTGCGACAACGACACACTGTGCGCCAAATTTATTTGCTGCTTCGCTTATTAGATTGGGATTTGATATGGCTGCTGAGTTTAGGCTTACCTTGTCGCAGCCTGCATTTAGTAGGGTTGAGATATCATCTATCGTGCGTATACCGCCTCCCACAGTTAGAGGTATAAACAGCTCTTTTGCCACCTTTTTTACGGTTTCTACTAGAGTGCCTCTTTGTTCGTGTGTGGCGGTAATATCCAAAAAGCAAAGCTCATCAGCCCCCTCGTCATTGTATCTCCTAGCCACCTCGACTGGGTCTCCAGCGTCTTTTAATCCAATGAAATTTATTCCCTTTACGACTCTGCCGTCTTTGACGTCTAGGCATGGAATTATCCTTTTTGCGAAGTGGTTCATGTCTGGCCTTTTTATTTTATTATAACATAATATCATTATTCATCTTTTTCTTTAGCACTACAAATTTACCCAAAAATTACGTAAAAAAGAGAGTTTTAGGCTCTTTACCTTAATATAAGACAACTTTAGCTAAAATCCCACGATGATAAAAGCAAAAAAGAAATTCGGCCAAAACTTTCTAAAAGATGAGAGTATAAAAGCCAAAATCATCCAAGCGATCCCCCATAACGCAGACAATATCGTAGAAATTGGGGCTGGCTTAGGTGATTTAACGACCAGATTACTCGAGCTAAATGCTAGGGTAAAAAGCTATGAGATAGATGATGATCTAGTCCCCATTTTACGCGATAAATTTAAATCGCAAATACAAAGTGGGGAGTTTAGTCTAGTCCATTCTGACGCACTTTCGGCGTGGGATGATGGGCTTAGTGATGAGCCGTATTTTCTGGTGGCAAACCTGCCTTATTACGTAGCTACAAAGATGATACTAAACGCCATAAAAGATCCACTTTGCAAGGGGCTTTTGGTGATGGTACAGCGCGAAGTAGCTGTGAAATTTAGTGCTAAAAGTGGCAGCAGCGAGTATAGCGCGCTTGCGGTGCTTGCTGATTTAGCCAGTAAGGCGAGGCTACTTTTTGACGTCGAGGCTGTAAGCTTTGATCCGCCACCAAAGGTAACATCATCAGTCATAGAGATAATAAAGCATAAAAGCTTAGTTGGGGACGTTTTTTCTAGCGATAAAGAATTTGTTATGTTTTGCGATTTTTTAAAGGCAGCATTTAGTGCGCCTAGAAAGGTGCTTGTCAAAAATCTCGCTAGCAAATTTAAAAAAGACGCCGTTTTAGAGGCGTTTAAAGAGCTTAAAATGGCAGAAAATATCCGTCCACACGAGTTAAATACCACCTTATATTTAGAAATTTTTAAAAAGGTGAATAATGGAAAATAACGAAAAAAACGGCGAAGGACAATCGCGCAGTAGAAAAAGACGCTTTAAGCCAAAGCAAGAGTCTGAGAATATAAAGGCAGAACATAGCGAGACAGGAGCTAAAAAACCCCATAGAAAAAGAGGCACTCAGTCAAGAAATAGCCAAAAACCAACACAAAAATCTAGCGAAAATGCTGCTGTAACACCAGCTGAAGCTGATAAAAAAGCCAAAAAGAAAAGAGTGCGTAAAAATCTCCCAGCCAAGCTAAACGGCAACGAGCCGTGGCAGCAGGACATCGCCGCTGCTATGCAGGCAAATAAAGCGGTGCACGAACTCCGCCTAGAGCCGCTAAAATACCTAAACTCAAGCGAGCATAAGCTGCGTATCATACCGCTTGGCGGGCTTGGCGAAATCGGCGGCAATATGACGATTTTTGAGACTGATACGAGTGCGATTATCGTCGATATTGGTATGAGCTTTCCTAGCGAAGGTATGCACGGCGTGGATATACTCATACCTGACTTTGACTACGTCCGCCGCATAAAGGATAAAATCGCAGGTATCATCATCACCCACGCACACGAGGATCATATCGGTGCGGTGCCGTATTTTTTCAAGGAGTTTAAATTCCCCATCTACGCCACGCCGCTGCCACTGGGTATGATAAATAATAAATTCGAAGAGCACGGACTAAAGCAAGAGCGAAGCCTTTTTCGCTCGGTTGAAAAGCGAAAGCCATATCTAATCGGCGATTTTGAAATAGAGTGGATACACATCACCCACTCTATCATCGATAGCTCAGCCCTTGCCATTACCACAAAAGCTGGCACGATAATCCACACTGGAGACTTTAAAATCGATCACACGCCAATTGACGGCTATCCGACTGATTTAGGCAGGCTTGCGTATTACGGCGAGCGTGGGGTGCTGTGCTTGCTAAGCGACTCCACAAACAGCTACAAAGAGGGCATAACCAAAAGCGAAAGCAGCGTGGGTAAGACCTTTGATGCGATATTTTCAAAGGCCAAGGGCAGGGTGATAATGAGCACCTTTAGCTCAAACATTCACCGCGTCTATCAGGCTATCGACTGGGGGCTAAAATATGGCCGCAAAGTCTGCGTCATAGGCCGCAGTATGGAGCGAAATCTCTTTACCGCAATGGAGCTAGGATACATAAAGCTTGATAAAAAGATATTCATTGACGCAAACGAAGTGGGTAAATTTAAAGATAGCGAAGTGCTAATCGTAACAACAGGCAGTCAGGGCGAGACGATGAGCGCGCTTTATCGAATGGCAACAGATGAGCATAAATACATAAAAATCAAGCCAACTGATCAGATAATCATAAGCTCAAAAGCCATACCAGGTAATGAAAGCAGCGTCAGCACCGTGCTAAATTTTCTAATCAAATCAGGCGCAAGCGTGGCGTATCAGGACTTTTCTGAGATCCACGTCAGCGGACACGCCGCACAAGAAGAGCAAAAGCTAATGCTCCGCCTAATCAAGCCAAAATACTTCCTGCCAGTGCACGGCGAGTATAACCACATCGCAAAGCACAAAGACACCGCCATAGCCTGCGGCGTGGATGAGAGAAACATCTATCTAATGAGCGACGGCGACGTGGTTGAAGTGTGCCAGAAGTATATGAAGCGCGTAAAAACGATAAAAACAGGCAAGGTCTTTATCGATAATCAAATCAACAAGCAAATCGCAGACGACGTCGTCATCGACCGCCAAAACCTAGCTGAGGCTGGGGTGGTGATGATGATAGCGCAGATTGACAGCCACTCAGCACGGCTCATACACAAGCCACGGGTGGTAAGCTACGGCGTCGTAGCAAAGCGAAATGACGCTGAGTTTAGCCGCGAGATGAGTGAGATTTTAAGCCAGTTTTTAGCTAATGCAAAGCCTGAGCTACTAAAAGACAGCCGAGTACTTGAAGGGCAAATCAGGCAGGTAATCCGCAAGCACATCTTTAGAAAGCTCAAAAAATACCCAACTATCGTGCCGATAATTTATTTGATGTGATTTAGCCTAAGCCCCTACGGGGGCTTTAGTGGGCTGTGGCTTGCTAGCTAGCATGGCTTTACTCTTGGATAAATTTACCACTTTAAATTTGCATATCTTAAATATAAAATTAATTAAAAAAGTTAAAATTTATTTAATTTTAACTTTTAAAAGTGTATATTTAATGGATACAAAAGGGGGATTTTATGCAAAACAAAAGGGAGAATGTTTAAAATAGAGCAGAGTTTAATGGACGCAACCTTAAAAAATCAAATTCATCTTTTAAAAAAGTGTCTCGGTATAGCTAAATCACGCAAAAGCGAGATAAAAGAGTGCTTGCTCGCACTAGAAGCTAAGCAGGCTTTAGGGCTTGAGCTAGCTAGCGCTAATGCAAGCAATTACGCAAGCATTAAGGCTAAAAATACCTCAGAGCTAGAGACTATTAATAGCACTTTAAAGCAGCTTTTGCCTAAAGTCGAGTGGCAACTTGAGCGATGCATAGCACAGCTTGCAAAAAGGGACGATAAGCTTGCTAAAGTCTATTTGTGCGCAAAAGATAAAATTTATAGTGATGTTTTTGGGGAGTTCGGCTACGAAGCTGAGAAAGAATTTCTATTTTCTCTTGTTAGCAAAGTGCTTGAAATTAGGACGATATTTTGCTTTCTTGCGGCTGTTTATCTGCCATATTTTGTCTATGTTGCTTTTAAATTTTATATCGTACCTGAGTTAAATTTTGATTTGATTAAAGCACTTTTGGGTAGTGCTTTTGTTTTTATAAATACGTCAGTTTTTCTAGCCATGTTATTTGTCATTATCGGATTTTTGTATAAAGCCTTGTCGTTTTCTTTGCATAATACGATCTTAGTTTTTGGCTATTTTATTTTTTGTTTTTTATATTTTTTGGGTAGTTTAGTTTTGAGTATAAAAATATCTACTTTTACTTTGTTAATTACGCTTGCTTTCATACTTGCTTTGTTGGTTTTTTATTTATGGAATAAATTTAAAATAAAAAGCTTTCATTTTGTGGCTAGTTGTTTATTCGTATTGGGGAGTGCCTGTTTTGTTTGGGTTATTTATATTTTTAGCTTTGATATACTAAAGCATACTTATGAAAATAGGGGCTATTTAAGCTTTATAGCGTTTTTATTAAGCCTAATGCCTTGTATTTTTTTATTTAATATTTATAGCATTAACGCCAAAATAATCTCTATGATAGCTTTTGGTTTAGTAATGGTTGCGGCTTTTTCTCCTTTTTCTGTTATTTTTGCTGGGGTTGGAGATTTTGACTTAAATATGAGATTGCAAAACACAAAAACAGTGCAAGAAATTTTTAAAGATTTGCCAAAATGCAGCGATGAAAATGACACTAAGCCTTGCAAAATCGATGAGAGTGAAAAAATTATACTTTTAAAAAATATTCAAATAATAATCCCTGACGCAAGGGGCTACTGGGTCAGCGTTAAGTCAAAAGACGGACACAAAAAGCCATTTTTGATTAATTCAAATTTAATCTACGACACTAATTTTCAAGCCATAAAAGACGATAGATGACGCATAGCCTAATCGCTCAGCTAAACGCATATTCGCGCGCAAAAGTCCCATTTGTGGCGCTTATTGGCTATGATGATGAGTGCCATTTAGCCTGCCCTTTAAGCGAAGCTAGAGCAAACGGGCTTAGCTTTAAGCTTAGTAGCGATAAAAGTACCGTGCAGAGTACAGACGCCGTCCAGCTAGACCCATTGTATCCGCCGTTTTGGCTATACGAACAGGCATTTTGGCGCGCTAGAGAGTATTTTAAAAGTGGCGATGCGTATCTTTTAAATTTATGCTTTAAAACAAGGCTTGGCTTAAAGCTTGGTTTAGACGAGATTTACGTGCGCTCAAATGCTCCTTTAGTGCTAAAGTTTAAAGATGAGTTTGTCTGCTTTAGTCCAGAGAGTTTTATTAGTATTACTGGAGATAAAATCAGTACCACGCCTATGAAAGGCACTATCGACGCTAGCTTGCCTGATGCGGCACAGACCTTGTTAGCGGATAAAAAGGAGTTTAGTGAGCAGGCTATGATGGTTGATCTTATGCGAAATGACCTCTCAATCGTGGCAAACGACGTCCATGTCGAGCGTTTTCGCTTTGTCCAAAGTGTGCGTACAAACCACGGCGAGCTACTACAGACTAGCTCAGAAATTTCTGGCACCTTAAAGCCCCACTATGCGCAAAATTATGGCGATTTATTTGCCGCTTTGCTACCAGCTGGCTCGATTACTGGCACGCCAAAGCCTAGGGTGCGTGAGATTATAGCTGAGCTTGAGAGCGAGCGCAGGGGTTATTTTAGCGGTGTTTTTGTGCTTTATGACGGTGAGTGTTTGCGTAGCTGGGTGCTTATACGATTTATCGGCAAGGATGCGCAGGGGCTTTATTTTCACAGCGGTGGTGGACTTACGTTTGAAAGTGGGCTAAATGCCGAATATGACGAGCTTTGCAAGAAGGTCTACCTTGCTTTTTGAGACGATTTGCATTCGTGCTGCGCAGCCGCAAAATCTTGCCTTTCATCTAATTAGAATGAGAAAAAGTGTGGGCGAGATTAAATTTAATCCGCTTAAAGTTTTAAATCTCGCAATCAGCCAAAGCACGCACCAAGCTGCACTACAAAGAGCAAAGCTAATCTACACAGTAAACGGCGAGCTAGTAAGTTGCGAGCTAAGCCCCTACAAGCCGAGGCAAATAGCGAGCATTAGGCTTATTAACAGCGACATAGACTACTCAAAAAAGTGGCTAGATAGAAGCGAGATTGACGCACTTTTTGCGCTAAAAGGGCGATGTGATGAGGTGCTTGTAGTAAAAGATGGACTAATAAGTGACACGAGTATCGCAAACGTAGCCGTGCTAATAG belongs to Campylobacter sp. 19-13652 and includes:
- a CDS encoding aminodeoxychorismate synthase component I; translation: MTHSLIAQLNAYSRAKVPFVALIGYDDECHLACPLSEARANGLSFKLSSDKSTVQSTDAVQLDPLYPPFWLYEQAFWRAREYFKSGDAYLLNLCFKTRLGLKLGLDEIYVRSNAPLVLKFKDEFVCFSPESFISITGDKISTTPMKGTIDASLPDAAQTLLADKKEFSEQAMMVDLMRNDLSIVANDVHVERFRFVQSVRTNHGELLQTSSEISGTLKPHYAQNYGDLFAALLPAGSITGTPKPRVREIIAELESERRGYFSGVFVLYDGECLRSWVLIRFIGKDAQGLYFHSGGGLTFESGLNAEYDELCKKVYLAF
- the hisF gene encoding imidazole glycerol phosphate synthase subunit HisF — protein: MILCYNKIKRPDMNHFAKRIIPCLDVKDGRVVKGINFIGLKDAGDPVEVARRYNDEGADELCFLDITATHEQRGTLVETVKKVAKELFIPLTVGGGIRTIDDISTLLNAGCDKVSLNSAAISNPNLISEAANKFGAQCVVVAVDIKHSFTGNQPVAKLIKQLNNAIISANFTHALAKSLNLNDKELSECTQICAHKIAPKCKMQEAANGVNFASADADFAMVIKELSSMLSKSSSSTAKTLSKELLDQSFRVYIAGGRKDTGIDAFKWIKECEERGAGEILLTSMDADGTKDGYDLLPTAMIANSVNIPLIASGGAGSMEDIKDAFKAGADAALAASIFHFKEIEIDKLKSYLSQNDVAVRL
- a CDS encoding purine-nucleoside phosphorylase, which produces MIVCAGASESFEFAKSIGIGLVEPAINLTNTVSNTMPKWILFVGTAGSYGSIKVGSICLCQNAVNIEISSLLELSYTPINTSVITKLPEHTNTLTDTNNILTDVVCNSSNFITKDSAMADKFIKMGIDIENMELYSVFSVARKFDIPCAGLLYVTNLCDTNAHNDFIKNHETAKKALIKLIKTANF
- a CDS encoding ribonuclease J yields the protein MQANKAVHELRLEPLKYLNSSEHKLRIIPLGGLGEIGGNMTIFETDTSAIIVDIGMSFPSEGMHGVDILIPDFDYVRRIKDKIAGIIITHAHEDHIGAVPYFFKEFKFPIYATPLPLGMINNKFEEHGLKQERSLFRSVEKRKPYLIGDFEIEWIHITHSIIDSSALAITTKAGTIIHTGDFKIDHTPIDGYPTDLGRLAYYGERGVLCLLSDSTNSYKEGITKSESSVGKTFDAIFSKAKGRVIMSTFSSNIHRVYQAIDWGLKYGRKVCVIGRSMERNLFTAMELGYIKLDKKIFIDANEVGKFKDSEVLIVTTGSQGETMSALYRMATDEHKYIKIKPTDQIIISSKAIPGNESSVSTVLNFLIKSGASVAYQDFSEIHVSGHAAQEEQKLMLRLIKPKYFLPVHGEYNHIAKHKDTAIACGVDERNIYLMSDGDVVEVCQKYMKRVKTIKTGKVFIDNQINKQIADDVVIDRQNLAEAGVVMMIAQIDSHSARLIHKPRVVSYGVVAKRNDAEFSREMSEILSQFLANAKPELLKDSRVLEGQIRQVIRKHIFRKLKKYPTIVPIIYLM
- the rsmA gene encoding 16S rRNA (adenine(1518)-N(6)/adenine(1519)-N(6))-dimethyltransferase RsmA, which encodes MIKAKKKFGQNFLKDESIKAKIIQAIPHNADNIVEIGAGLGDLTTRLLELNARVKSYEIDDDLVPILRDKFKSQIQSGEFSLVHSDALSAWDDGLSDEPYFLVANLPYYVATKMILNAIKDPLCKGLLVMVQREVAVKFSAKSGSSEYSALAVLADLASKARLLFDVEAVSFDPPPKVTSSVIEIIKHKSLVGDVFSSDKEFVMFCDFLKAAFSAPRKVLVKNLASKFKKDAVLEAFKELKMAENIRPHELNTTLYLEIFKKVNNGK
- a CDS encoding aminotransferase class IV, giving the protein MPNMTSFARRSTLLFETICIRAAQPQNLAFHLIRMRKSVGEIKFNPLKVLNLAISQSTHQAALQRAKLIYTVNGELVSCELSPYKPRQIASIRLINSDIDYSKKWLDRSEIDALFALKGRCDEVLVVKDGLISDTSIANVAVLIGGKWLTPKTPLLRGTCRDRLVGQRLIKPANIDVKSLLEARGFAVLNAMTGFRQLEGVSFELF